Proteins from a single region of Paraglaciecola sp. T6c:
- the nudC gene encoding NAD(+) diphosphatase has translation MIKQNVNINVDTPSIWFIFSAEKLLVPTKQPGPIIETWKKLEFAHAYEEQVVQVGEHNGQVCYLVDMGNELIEQAGLQLSHLRSLLLHDEMDIFSVAARAWQVALFLRTHRFCGQCGSTMQKIDWEMAMHCHRCHHRCYPRISPCIIVAIRHEDKILLAQGKPQKERNMFSTLAGFVESGETLEDAVHREVFEEVGVAIKNIRYMSSQPWPFPHSLMVGFLADFDSGDINVDGHEIIEAHWFKFDELPNIPPKFSIAGQLIERTIEEICQN, from the coding sequence ATGATCAAACAAAATGTAAACATTAATGTTGATACCCCAAGCATCTGGTTTATTTTCAGCGCCGAAAAACTGTTAGTGCCTACAAAGCAGCCTGGTCCAATTATCGAAACATGGAAAAAGCTAGAATTTGCTCACGCATATGAAGAGCAAGTTGTGCAGGTAGGGGAGCATAATGGACAAGTTTGCTATCTCGTCGATATGGGCAATGAACTCATCGAACAAGCGGGATTACAACTAAGTCACCTCAGATCGTTATTGCTTCATGATGAAATGGATATATTTTCTGTGGCAGCCAGAGCTTGGCAAGTTGCTCTATTTTTGCGTACTCATAGGTTTTGCGGCCAATGTGGCTCTACCATGCAGAAAATAGATTGGGAAATGGCCATGCACTGTCATCGCTGTCATCACAGATGTTATCCAAGAATATCGCCCTGCATTATTGTTGCTATTCGCCATGAAGACAAAATTCTACTAGCACAAGGCAAACCCCAGAAAGAGCGCAATATGTTTTCAACATTGGCTGGTTTTGTTGAAAGCGGAGAAACCTTAGAGGACGCTGTTCACAGGGAAGTATTTGAAGAAGTGGGTGTCGCGATCAAAAATATCAGATACATGTCTAGCCAACCTTGGCCTTTTCCACATTCATTGATGGTCGGCTTCTTAGCAGACTTTGATAGCGGCGATATCAATGTGGATGGGCACGAGATCATCGAAGCCCACTGGTTTAAGTTTGACGAGTTGCCAAATATACCACCGAAGTTTTCTATTGCCGGGCAATTAATCGAACGCACGATTGAAGAAATTTGCCAAAACTGA